A DNA window from Drosophila biarmipes strain raj3 chromosome 2R, RU_DBia_V1.1, whole genome shotgun sequence contains the following coding sequences:
- the LOC108036415 gene encoding splicing factor YJU2, with amino-acid sequence MSERKVLNKYYPPDFDPSKIPRMKLAKNRQYTVRLMAPFNMRCKTCGEYIYKGKKFNARKEDVDNETYLGIRIYRFYIKCTRCLQEISFKTDPQNTDYEIEAGATRNFMALKLAEEQARREEQELREEEANNPMKLLENRTQQSRNEIEMIESLEELRDLNRRQQTVDYNTLLQQYNTVETERERLEREEREDEEFIKSVNFKNKAEGGSRVVAEEIIEEVKEEPVDLLPAPPPPKQAKSSTLSFSANLSSKVSSSQPLVKRKTPLVLVKPRATTVATPNEPKPTATSTSASSAPAETKAANPPAGAPAGLSLLAAYSDSSEDSN; translated from the exons ATGTCCGAGCGCAAAGTCTTGAAC AAATACTACCCCCCGGACTTCGATCCGTCGAAGATTCCGCGCATGAAGTTGGCCAAGAACCGGCAGTACACTGTGCGATTGATGGCTCCTTTCAACATGCGCTGCAAAACCTGCGGCGAGTACATCTACAAGGGCAAGAAGTTCAACGCCCGCAAGGAGGACGTGGACAACGAGACCTACCTGGGCATCAGGATCTACCGGTTCTACATCAAGTGCACCCGCTGCCTGCAGGAGATCTCCTTCAAGACGGATCCGCAGAACACGGACTACGAGATCGAGGCGGGGGCCACCCGGAACTTCATGGCCCTCAAGCTGGCCGAGGAGCAGGCACGCcgcgaggagcaggagctgcgCGAGGAGGAGGCCAACAATCCGATGAAGCTGCTCGAGAACCGTACCCAGCAGTCGCGCAACGAGATCGAGATGATCGAGAGCTTGGAGGAGTTGCGAGATCTGAACAGGCGCCAGCAGACGGTGGACTACAACACACTGCTGCAGCAGTACAACACGGTGGAGACGGAAAGGGAGCGTCTGGAGCGGGAGGAGCGCGAGGACGAGGAGTTTATCAA ATCTGTCAACTTCAAGAACAAAGCCGAAGGCGGCTCTCGAGTTGTGGCCGAGGAAATCATTGAGGAAGTCAAAGAGGAGCCAGTGGATTTGCTGCCCGCACCTCCGCCACCCAAGCAGGCCAAGTCCAGCACGCTGAGTTTTTCCGCCAACTTGTCCAGTAAAGTATCGTCCTCACAGCCGCTGGTTAAAAGGAAGACACCCCTGGTACTGGTCAAGCCAAGGGCAACCACGGTAGCAACTCCCAACGAACCCAAGCCAACAGCCACCTCGACCTCAGCATCATCTGCCCCCGCCGAAACTAAAGCTGCCAATCCGCCAGCTGGCGCTCCAGCTGGTCTTTCGCTCTTGGCTGCCTACAGCGATAGCTCCGAGGATTCCAACTGA